Proteins encoded by one window of Microplitis mediator isolate UGA2020A chromosome 1, iyMicMedi2.1, whole genome shotgun sequence:
- the LOC130674419 gene encoding uncharacterized protein LOC130674419, translating into MSNKGKDCYSKIFEFIKSHFPSFNPESYMSDFEIGLHNAVEAAFPGIVAKHCYFHYAQAIIKKSNELGLINKSLTTPSSDPDIYAVVKQLIALALLPPGLVLLTYHKMKANVNSCFGNHFEAIFTYYENFWLKIIKPEGFSVYGLTEDRTNNYEESSNRTLNELLKKHPHPNQFIETIKYLALDARVVRNSINLGKYITKQPKKKNGRK; encoded by the exons ATGAGCAATAAGGGCAAAGAttgttattcgaaaatttttgaattcatcaAAAGTCACTTTCCTTCTTTCAATCCCGAATCGTACATGTCCGACTTTGAAATTGGATTACACAACGCCGTGGAAGCTGCGTTTCCTGGTATTGTAGCTAAACATTGTTATTTCCACTATGCCCAG GCGATAATCAAAAAATCTAATGAACTGGGGTTGATAAATAAATCCCTTACAACACCATCATCGGATCCTGACATTTATGCAGTTGTTAAGCAGCTCATAGCACTAGCGTTACTCCCACCAGGACTTGTTTTATTAACCTACCATAAAATGAAGGCAAATGTAAATAGTTGCTTCGGAAATCATTTTGAAGCAATATTTACATATTACGAAAACTTCTGGCTAAAGATAATAAAACCGGAAGGATTCAGCGTGTACGGTTTGACTGAAGATCGAACTAATAATTATGAGGAGTCAAGTAACCGAACACTTAATGAGTTGTTGAAAAAACATCCTCATCCTAATCAATTCATAG aaacaATAAAGTACTTGGCATTAGATGCGAGGGTAGTAAGAAACTCAATAAATTTAGGGAAATACATTACTAAacaacccaaaaaaaaaaacggcaGAAAGTAA
- the LOC130673363 gene encoding uncharacterized protein DDB_G0287625-like: protein MNKTPRRPPASPVHTREPNLGATASPVDEQDTTSSPPASPVHTREPNLGATASPVVFSGFAVLFHFCDVKTFNLPVCTDEAGGFGVVSCSCTGDAVAPKLGSLGCTGEAGRFGVVSCSCTGNAVASKLGSLVCTGEGGRFGVVSCSCTDDAVAPKLGSLGCTGEAGIFGVVSCSCTGDAVASKLGSLVCTGEAGGLDVVSCSCTGDAVAPKLGSLGCTGEAGGLDVVSCSCTGDAVIIINNNNNNNNNNNNNNNNNNNNNNNNNNNNNNNNNNNNNNNNNNNNNNNNNNNNNNNNNNNNNNNNNNNNNNNNNNNNNNNNNNNNNNNNNNNNNNNNNNNNNNNNNNNNNNNNNNNNNNNNNNNNNNNNNNNNNNNNNNNNNNNNNNNNNNNNNNNNNNNNNNNNNNNNNNNNNNNNNNNNNNNNNNNNNNNNNNNNNNNNNNNNNNNNNNNNNNNNNNNNNNNNNNNNNNNNNNNNNNNNNNNNNNNNN from the exons ATGAACAAGACACCACGTCGTCCACCAGCTTCACCAGTGCACACTAGAGAACCCAATTTGGGTGCCACAGCGTCACCCGTAGATGAACAAGACACCACGTCAAGTCCACCAGCTTCACCAGTGCACACTAGAGAACCCAATTTGGGTGCCACAGCGTCACCC GTGGTTTTCTCCGGTTTTGCcgttctttttcatttttgtgatGTGAAAACCTTTAATCTTCCTGTGTGCACTGATGAAGCTGGTGGATTTGGCGTGGTGTCTTGTTCATGTACGGGTGACGCTGTGGCACCTAAATTGGGTTCTCTAGGGTGCACTGGTGAAGCTGGTAGATTTGGCGTGGTGTCTTGTTCATGTACAGGTAACGCTGTGGCATCCAAATTGGGTTCTCTAGTGTGCACTGGTGAaggtggtcgatttggcgtggtaTCTTGTTCATGTACGGATGATGCTGTGGCACCTAAATTGGGTTCTCTAGGGTGCACTGGTGAAGCTGGTATATTTGGCGTGGTGTCTTGTTCATGTACAGGTGACGCTGTGGCATCCAAATTGGGTTCTCTAGTGTGCACTGGTGAAGCTGGTGGACTTGACGTGGTGTCTTGTTCATGTACGGGTGATGCTGTGGCACCTAAATTGGGTTCTCTAGGGTGCACTGGTGAAGCTGGTGGACTTGACGTGGTGTCTTGTTCATGTACGGGTGATGCTGTG ataataataaataataataataataataataataataataataataataataataataataataataataataataataataataataataataataataataataataataataataataataataataataataataataataataataataataataataataataataataataataataataataataataataataataataataataataataataataataataataataataataataataataataataataataataataataataataataataataataataataataataataataataataataataataataataataataataataataataataataataataataataataataataataataataataataataataataataataataataataataataataataataataataataataataataataataataataataataataataataataataataataataataataataataataataataataataataataataataataataataataataataataataataataataataataataataataataataataataataataataataataataataataataataataataataataataataataataataataataataataataataataataataataataataataataataataataataataataataataataataataataataataataataataataataataataataat